The genome window TTTCCTGGAAGAGCAAGGCCTAATACTTCCATCAAACAGTTCATGGAATTGGCAGTAAACATACCAGAGCAAGAGCCACAAGTTGGACAGGCATTTTTTTCCAAGAAATCCAGCTCATCCATGCTCATATCACCAGCTTGATAAGTACCTACAGCTTCAAACAAACTTGAGAGCGTCGCTTGATGCCCCGTCATGTCAACGCCGCCCTTCATGGGTCCACCAGAACAAAATACGGCTGGCACATTGGTCCGCATGGCTGCTAAAATCATTCCTGGTGTAATCTTATCACAGTTGGGAATATAGAAAACACCATCAAACCAGTGGGCATTGATGACTGTTTCAGCAGCATCTGCGATCAACTCGCGAGATGGCAAACTATAACGCATCCCGATATGGCCCATCGCAATCCCATCATCGACACCGATGGTGTTAAATTCAAAAGGAATCCCACCAGCCTCGCGGATAGCCTCCTTAGCAACATCTGCTAATTCACGCAGGTGGACATGGCCTGGAACGATATCAATATAGGAGTTACAAATGGCAATAAAGGGCTTTTGCATATCCTTTGCTGATTTTACTTGCCCTGTTGCATAGAGGAGACCACGCGCTGGTGCTCGGTCGATCCCCATTTTGATCATATCACTTCTCATCTTGTTCTCCTTCTAGTTCTTCATTTCTACCTCCTAATCTTACCACTTTGACATCAATTGTCAAGAACTTTCAGAAAATTTATAATATTCACGGTACACAAAAAGCCTGGTTTCCCAGACTTCTTTTTAGTTTGTTTGCTTTTTTTCGATCTGCCAGAGCCGAAGTTGGTAACAAATTCCACTTACGACAAGGCTAGAAATAAGGCCGATCCAATAAGCATATGGACCCAAGTTGGTCACATGGTCAAGGAAAATCCCTAGTGGGATAGAAATGCACCAATAACTAAAGACTCCTAATAAGAAAGGAACCGTTGTATCCTTATAGCCCCGCAAAATCCCTTGTAGGGGTGCTGCGAAGGTATCGGCTACTTGGAAAAAGAGGCTATAGGTCATGAAAATAGCTGTTTGTTGCACAAAGACTGGGTCCTTGCCGTATAGCCCTGCCAGTTGGAAGCGGAATGTATAGAGAAAGACGAGGGTGACAATCGCAAAGCCAAAGGCTGTCAGTCGTCCCAAACGGCAATATTGTTTGACCACTTCTGGTCTTCCTGCTCCCAGTTCGTAAGATACGATAATCGCCATGGTACTGGAGATACTAACCGGGAAAGCATACATCAGGGTTGAAAAATTCATGGCTGATTGGTGACTCGCAATGGTAAGTGATGGGAATTTTGCCATTAACAAACCAACCAGCGAGAAGATGATAACTTCTGCAAAAACAATTCCACCGATTGGAAGCCCAAGTCGCAATACTTCTTTCATCCCTTTAAAATCATAAGGCTGTGGCTTCCACAATTGGAAAGGTGCTACCTTGGGATGCTTGCACAAGATCAAAACCGCAATGGCCAACAAGACCCAGTAGGCCAGAGAGGTTCCAAGACCTGCTCCTGCTCCTCCCATCTCAGGAAAACCAAATGCCCCATAGATCAGGATATAGTTAAAACAAGCATTGAGAGGCAAAAGCAAGAGCATCAAGTACATGGATAGACGCGTCATTCCCAAAGTATCGAGGAAGGTCCGCACGATACTAAAGAGCAACAAAGGTAAGATTCCTAGAGAAAGGAAATATAAATAGCGAATGGCTATTTGGGCAACAACATTTTCTAAACCGATCTGCTTGAGAATCATGGGTGCAATGCCCCAAACAAAGCCTATTAAGAGAATGGCCATACCAAATGACATATAGAGGAATTGGTAAAAATCGCCAGCAATCCGTTCTTTATTTCCCTTGCCTAAATGATGCCCAACAATCGGCGTCAGTGCGGAGACAATCCCTGTCAGGAAAGTAAAAAATGGATTCCACAGACTGGTAGCTGTAGAAACACCAGCCAAATCAAGGGTCCGGTACTGACCGGTCATGGCTGTATCGACAAAGCTGGCTGAATAATTGGCCAATTGGTAGATTAAAATCGGCAAAAATAAACTCAAAAACAAGCGCAAGCGCTCTTTAAAGTGATAGGTTAAATACATGATTCTAACTCTCTTCTCATCAAATAAGATTCTCTCCTCTTCCACTCTACTATATGTTTCCTTAAAAGTCAAAAAAACCGAAGATCCAAGGACCTCCGGTTCATGTGAGATTAGTGTTTA of Streptococcus sp. S5 contains these proteins:
- a CDS encoding MATE family efflux transporter, with translation MYLTYHFKERLRLFLSLFLPILIYQLANYSASFVDTAMTGQYRTLDLAGVSTATSLWNPFFTFLTGIVSALTPIVGHHLGKGNKERIAGDFYQFLYMSFGMAILLIGFVWGIAPMILKQIGLENVVAQIAIRYLYFLSLGILPLLLFSIVRTFLDTLGMTRLSMYLMLLLLPLNACFNYILIYGAFGFPEMGGAGAGLGTSLAYWVLLAIAVLILCKHPKVAPFQLWKPQPYDFKGMKEVLRLGLPIGGIVFAEVIIFSLVGLLMAKFPSLTIASHQSAMNFSTLMYAFPVSISSTMAIIVSYELGAGRPEVVKQYCRLGRLTAFGFAIVTLVFLYTFRFQLAGLYGKDPVFVQQTAIFMTYSLFFQVADTFAAPLQGILRGYKDTTVPFLLGVFSYWCISIPLGIFLDHVTNLGPYAYWIGLISSLVVSGICYQLRLWQIEKKQTN